In one Sphingomonas sp. AP4-R1 genomic region, the following are encoded:
- a CDS encoding TonB-dependent receptor produces the protein MRKILLPASAIGAIAVATSAYGQAVAEAEDDAIVVTGQRAQQERSIQVKRDAIGVVDVSAADDIGRLPDRNVAEVVEHLPGVGVTYDQGEGRYVAIRGVPSNLNNYTLNGMEIGNPDGTTRSLPLDIVSGQLLNRVEIAKVKTADMDGQGIGGTVNLVTQTAFDFRNRTNIAVSGKAGIQQFNNKVPYQGDLTAGTRFGSDDQFGIVLGGSYSDRNFYSMGFYPDNWKPVAAAARGGLPDNIKYTRYSLDRERISGAGSFDWHPSDTQTFYVRGVYSRFTENEIRPRYRLDFTTTAYTLNPDGLTGFANGTPSSATGTPGNGTERREDLRLDYKVKTLATGMVGGSSEFGGFKLDYEGAYSRNITNDKYPLWQFRCNPGRVTFDFSDKIYDAAPVTECSANQMQFRQYQEFDQRNVEKIWQGKVDGTYALESLDAGSFIKVGAKYRDTSRDFDQDQPTWVRASATANRWTLGQYNLGGPGVCVNPDSANVKQCYYNSPTFDIDALKAFTAQNLGGALMPLDAATTLSNNTIADFQLKEKVAAGYAMANLKFGALTITPGIRYEHTSLDITGFRLVANSTTILPDARHNTYDDFLPSLIIKVAPSATTIFRFAYSKSLGRPEYSNLSPGGSINSTDGTVSLGNPDLKPYRADNFDATAEWYFAKGGLLSIGAFAKIIKNPIFSQTTVLRNTTYAGVAYSVLGITQPLNADKGDIIGIEAQYQQQFTFLPGLLSGLGISLNGTLTDSNLTLPDGRKSTFPQQSKYLYGAELFYQKGIVEASIAYHNTGHSLLAIGSPAYNDQYNDDLRRLDAKASVAVWRDIRVFVEAQNLTDEPTRQYQAGIKDWVVQNERYGRTYYAGLSAKF, from the coding sequence ATGCGGAAAATCCTGCTTCCGGCCAGCGCCATCGGCGCGATCGCGGTCGCCACCTCGGCATACGGGCAGGCCGTCGCTGAGGCCGAGGATGACGCGATCGTCGTCACCGGCCAGCGCGCGCAGCAGGAACGGTCGATCCAGGTGAAGCGCGATGCGATCGGCGTGGTCGATGTTTCCGCCGCCGACGATATCGGCCGCCTGCCCGATCGCAACGTGGCCGAGGTGGTCGAGCACCTTCCCGGTGTCGGCGTCACCTACGATCAGGGCGAGGGCCGCTACGTCGCGATCCGCGGCGTGCCCTCCAATCTCAACAATTACACGCTGAACGGAATGGAGATCGGCAATCCCGATGGCACCACCCGTTCGCTCCCGCTCGACATCGTCTCGGGCCAGCTGCTGAACCGCGTCGAGATCGCCAAGGTGAAGACGGCCGACATGGACGGCCAAGGCATTGGCGGCACCGTCAATCTCGTCACGCAGACGGCGTTCGACTTCAGGAACCGCACCAACATCGCCGTCAGCGGCAAGGCCGGCATCCAGCAGTTCAACAACAAGGTGCCCTATCAGGGTGATCTCACTGCCGGCACGCGCTTCGGCTCGGACGACCAGTTCGGCATCGTGCTGGGCGGCAGCTATTCGGACCGCAATTTCTACAGCATGGGCTTCTATCCGGATAACTGGAAGCCGGTGGCGGCCGCCGCGCGCGGCGGCCTCCCCGACAATATCAAATATACCCGCTACTCGCTCGATCGCGAGCGGATCAGCGGTGCGGGCTCGTTCGACTGGCATCCCAGCGACACGCAGACCTTCTACGTGCGCGGCGTCTACAGCCGCTTCACCGAGAATGAGATCCGCCCGCGCTACCGCCTCGATTTCACCACCACCGCCTATACGCTCAACCCGGACGGCCTGACCGGCTTCGCCAACGGCACCCCGAGCAGCGCCACCGGCACGCCCGGCAACGGCACGGAGCGGCGCGAGGATCTGCGGCTCGACTATAAGGTGAAGACGCTCGCCACCGGCATGGTCGGCGGCTCCAGCGAGTTCGGTGGCTTCAAGCTGGATTATGAAGGCGCCTACAGCCGCAACATCACGAACGACAAATACCCGCTCTGGCAGTTTCGCTGCAATCCGGGTCGCGTGACCTTTGACTTCAGCGACAAGATCTACGACGCCGCGCCCGTCACCGAATGCTCGGCCAACCAGATGCAGTTCCGCCAGTATCAGGAGTTCGACCAGCGCAACGTCGAGAAGATCTGGCAGGGCAAGGTGGACGGCACCTACGCGCTCGAGAGCCTGGATGCGGGCAGCTTCATCAAGGTCGGCGCCAAATATCGCGATACGTCGCGCGATTTCGATCAGGATCAGCCTACCTGGGTGCGCGCCAGCGCCACTGCGAACCGCTGGACGCTCGGCCAGTATAATCTCGGCGGCCCCGGCGTCTGCGTGAACCCCGACAGCGCCAACGTGAAGCAATGCTATTATAACAGCCCGACGTTCGACATCGATGCGCTGAAGGCGTTCACCGCCCAGAATCTCGGTGGCGCGCTGATGCCGCTGGATGCGGCCACCACGCTCTCCAACAATACGATCGCCGATTTCCAGCTGAAGGAGAAGGTCGCCGCCGGCTATGCGATGGCGAACCTGAAGTTCGGCGCGCTCACGATCACGCCGGGCATCCGCTACGAACACACGTCGCTCGACATCACCGGCTTCCGCCTCGTCGCCAACAGCACCACGATCCTGCCGGACGCGCGCCACAACACGTATGACGATTTCCTGCCGAGCCTGATCATCAAGGTCGCGCCCAGCGCCACCACCATTTTCCGCTTTGCCTATTCGAAAAGCCTCGGCCGTCCCGAATATAGCAATCTCAGCCCAGGCGGATCGATCAACAGCACGGACGGCACCGTCTCGCTCGGCAATCCCGATCTGAAGCCCTATCGTGCGGACAATTTCGATGCGACCGCCGAATGGTATTTCGCCAAGGGCGGCCTGCTCTCGATCGGCGCCTTCGCCAAGATCATCAAGAATCCGATCTTCAGCCAGACCACCGTGCTGCGCAACACCACCTATGCCGGCGTCGCTTATTCGGTGCTGGGAATCACCCAGCCGCTGAACGCCGACAAGGGCGACATCATCGGCATCGAGGCCCAGTACCAGCAGCAGTTCACCTTCCTGCCCGGCCTGCTCTCCGGCCTCGGCATTTCGCTGAACGGCACGCTGACGGATTCGAACCTCACTCTGCCCGACGGCCGCAAGTCGACCTTCCCGCAGCAGTCCAAATATCTCTACGGTGCCGAACTCTTCTATCAGAAGGGCATCGTCGAGGCCTCGATCGCCTATCACAATACCGGCCACTCGCTGCTTGCGATCGGCAGCCCCGCCTACAACGATCAGTATAATGACGATCTGCGCCGCCTGGATGCCAAGGCCAGCGTCGCCGTGTGGCGCGACATCCGCGTGTTCGTCGAGGCGCAGAACCTGACGGACGAGCCCACTCGCCAGTATCAGGCCGGCATCAAGGATTGGGTCGTCCAGAACGAACGCTATGGCCGCACCTATTATGCTGGCTTATCCGCGAAGTTCTGA
- a CDS encoding LysR family transcriptional regulator, with translation MDLLALADFTLVARHGGFGKAARAARRPKATLSRRVSELESALDLRLFERGQRDLKLTEEGRALAERAGALLAELEETTIAIASGSAAVRGRLRISAPLLFSQTAMGRLAAGFAQRHPDVRLEVTTDDRAVDMIEEGYDLVIRVNPTADDALVGRPFLHDRLVVVAAPDVSPLAGGIFPAVVRDRDVESSWTIDTTDGQRAIAIDPVLRLSSLVMIRDAVRLGAGVARLPLSLVSGDIARGRLIAWGDVPASRVALWALYPSRRLLNARVSALLEYLRQSFPNGTAEELAAYLDDRC, from the coding sequence ATGGACCTGCTCGCGCTCGCCGATTTCACGCTGGTCGCCCGCCATGGCGGCTTCGGCAAAGCCGCGCGCGCCGCGCGCAGGCCCAAGGCGACGCTGTCGCGCCGCGTGTCGGAGCTGGAGTCCGCGCTCGACTTGCGCCTATTCGAGCGCGGCCAGCGCGACCTCAAGCTGACCGAGGAGGGCCGGGCGCTGGCCGAGAGGGCAGGCGCTCTGCTCGCCGAGCTGGAGGAGACAACGATCGCGATCGCATCGGGCAGCGCAGCAGTCCGTGGACGCCTCAGGATCAGCGCGCCGCTTCTCTTCTCTCAGACCGCGATGGGGCGGCTGGCGGCCGGGTTCGCGCAGCGCCATCCCGATGTTCGGCTAGAGGTCACGACCGACGATCGCGCGGTCGACATGATCGAGGAAGGTTATGATCTGGTCATCCGGGTAAATCCGACAGCGGACGATGCGCTGGTGGGCCGGCCCTTCCTTCACGACCGACTGGTCGTCGTTGCTGCCCCTGACGTGTCGCCGCTGGCAGGCGGCATCTTTCCTGCTGTGGTGCGCGACCGCGACGTCGAAAGTAGCTGGACGATCGACACCACCGATGGGCAACGCGCGATCGCGATCGATCCGGTGCTCCGATTATCCTCGCTGGTGATGATACGAGATGCGGTGCGTCTTGGTGCCGGCGTGGCCCGCTTGCCCCTCTCGCTGGTCAGCGGGGACATTGCAAGAGGGCGGCTGATCGCGTGGGGTGATGTCCCGGCCTCACGCGTCGCGCTATGGGCGCTCTATCCCTCGCGACGCCTGCTGAACGCCAGGGTATCGGCGCTCCTGGAGTATCTGCGGCAGTCCTTTCCGAACGGGACGGCCGAGGAACTCGCGGCCTATCTGGATGATCGGTGCTGA
- a CDS encoding SDR family oxidoreductase, whose translation MTILVIGATGRVGRHVVEQLVARDASVSVLTRDPAKAAFPAGVDVAKGDLLDIDSLRAAFVGVRTLFLLNAVTGDEFT comes from the coding sequence ATGACCATCCTCGTAATCGGCGCCACCGGACGCGTCGGCCGCCATGTCGTCGAACAGCTCGTCGCTCGCGACGCCTCTGTCAGCGTCCTCACCCGTGATCCTGCCAAAGCGGCGTTTCCGGCCGGTGTCGATGTTGCCAAAGGCGATCTGCTCGATATCGACTCCCTGCGCGCGGCCTTTGTCGGCGTGAGGACGCTGTTCCTGCTCAACGCGGTGACCGGCGACGAATTCACCTAG
- a CDS encoding helix-turn-helix domain-containing protein, producing the protein MASDTDLQALSCKAMIDVPRIRPVLDKIADKWTIMILTVLCPQPARFNEIKRRLDGITHKSLADALKRLERHGLITRTVIPTTPIGVVYTITSLGHSLREPFEALCSWALDQEQAMAEAVTAYDKSRNSSVR; encoded by the coding sequence ATGGCGAGCGATACCGACCTGCAGGCCCTGTCGTGCAAGGCGATGATAGACGTGCCTCGTATCCGCCCAGTGCTGGACAAGATCGCAGACAAGTGGACGATCATGATCCTGACGGTGCTGTGCCCTCAACCAGCACGCTTCAACGAGATCAAGCGACGGCTCGACGGCATCACCCACAAATCGCTCGCTGATGCACTGAAGCGCTTGGAACGCCATGGACTGATCACCCGCACTGTGATCCCAACTACCCCGATCGGTGTCGTCTATACGATTACGTCTCTAGGCCACTCGCTTCGCGAACCCTTCGAAGCGCTATGTTCTTGGGCGCTGGATCAGGAGCAGGCGATGGCAGAGGCAGTGACCGCATATGACAAATCGCGGAATTCGTCGGTCCGTTGA
- a CDS encoding SDR family NAD(P)-dependent oxidoreductase yields MAGKVALVVGGAKGIGLATARGLAKEGATVLLTGRRSHEVAAAAESIGPSAHGVEADAASQGDLEQVVAEAKRLHGRIDALVLNAGLSEPATIVEETGEHFDRHFAVNVRGALFGIQAALPVLSDGASVVLVGSIADVMGVTPFSTYGATKAALRSYARSWAAELAPRRIRVNVVAPGPTDTDMMAAVSEEMRQMLIAPIPLGRMARADEVADAAVFLLSDEASFITGAELCVDGGMRQV; encoded by the coding sequence ATGGCAGGCAAGGTCGCGCTGGTAGTCGGTGGGGCGAAAGGAATTGGTCTCGCGACCGCCCGCGGGCTCGCGAAGGAAGGGGCCACGGTCCTTCTGACCGGACGTCGGTCGCATGAGGTAGCCGCCGCGGCTGAGAGTATCGGTCCATCGGCGCACGGCGTCGAAGCCGACGCGGCGTCCCAAGGCGATCTTGAGCAAGTCGTGGCCGAGGCCAAGCGTCTGCATGGTCGCATTGACGCGCTAGTGCTTAACGCCGGATTGTCGGAGCCGGCAACGATCGTCGAGGAAACTGGCGAGCATTTCGACCGGCACTTCGCCGTCAACGTGCGCGGCGCGCTGTTTGGGATCCAGGCGGCGCTGCCCGTGCTCAGCGACGGAGCATCGGTGGTGCTGGTCGGCTCGATCGCCGACGTGATGGGCGTCACGCCGTTCAGTACTTACGGAGCGACCAAGGCGGCACTGCGCTCCTATGCCCGCAGCTGGGCGGCCGAGCTGGCGCCGCGACGGATCCGCGTCAATGTCGTCGCGCCGGGACCGACCGATACGGACATGATGGCTGCGGTATCCGAGGAGATGCGGCAGATGCTCATCGCGCCGATTCCGCTCGGCCGCATGGCGCGCGCCGACGAAGTTGCGGATGCGGCTGTCTTCCTGCTTAGCGACGAAGCCAGCTTTATTACCGGCGCCGAACTCTGCGTCGATGGAGGCATGCGACAAGTGTAG